A genomic stretch from Thermoanaerobaculia bacterium includes:
- a CDS encoding DUF2007 domain-containing protein codes for MASQEDWTQVALVPDDVEADLIRGFLESEGIEAQIDNRKFHMEPVNFGDLTGIRVLTHPEDSERARGLLAKRERDFDRMQDSGDKSSILTDSGPADAPEENGD; via the coding sequence ATGGCCTCGCAGGAAGATTGGACACAGGTGGCGTTGGTGCCCGATGACGTGGAGGCGGACCTGATCCGCGGGTTCCTCGAATCCGAGGGGATCGAAGCCCAGATCGACAACCGCAAGTTCCACATGGAACCCGTGAACTTCGGAGATCTCACCGGGATCCGCGTGCTCACGCATCCCGAGGATTCCGAGCGCGCCCGCGGTCTCCTCGCCAAGCGCGAGCGCGATTTCGACCGGATGCAGGACTCCGGCGACAAGAGCTCGATCCTGACGGACTCTGGGCCCGCCGACGCCCCGGAGGAGAACGGCGACTGA